In Ignavibacteria bacterium, one DNA window encodes the following:
- a CDS encoding transketolase family protein: protein MSKSSRLAFGEEIALLGEQNNDIVVLDADLSKSTMSQIFASTFPDRFFEMGIEEAHMLGASSGLALSGKIPYCCSFACFITGRYDTIRISIAYTNSNVRIIGTHAGIGIGEDGTSQMGLEDISLMRSLPNIVVCQPCDEIETKALIRYSVMHKGPMYIRLTRQNLDELNSKDYKFEIGKGVQLTEGNDAVIFATGALVGESKKASKILREQNINLRVVNIHTIKPIDKDLIIACSKECDHIFTAEDHTIIGGLGSAVCEVLSESYPKIVHRIGLNDVFGESGTPEALYKKYGFNAEGIARTILSKINSPSGKKRYHL, encoded by the coding sequence ATGTCAAAATCATCTAGACTCGCATTTGGCGAAGAAATTGCCCTATTGGGTGAACAAAATAATGATATTGTAGTTCTAGATGCAGATTTATCTAAATCTACAATGTCACAAATCTTTGCATCGACATTTCCTGATAGGTTTTTTGAGATGGGAATCGAAGAAGCTCACATGCTCGGAGCATCATCTGGATTAGCACTTTCTGGCAAAATTCCCTACTGCTGCAGTTTTGCCTGCTTTATAACCGGACGATATGATACGATTCGTATTTCAATTGCATATACAAATTCGAATGTGAGAATTATCGGAACTCATGCTGGCATCGGAATTGGGGAAGACGGAACAAGTCAGATGGGATTGGAAGATATTTCGCTTATGAGATCCTTACCTAATATTGTAGTCTGTCAGCCTTGCGATGAAATTGAAACAAAAGCTCTAATCCGTTATAGTGTAATGCATAAAGGTCCGATGTATATTAGATTGACTAGGCAAAATCTTGATGAGTTAAATTCAAAAGATTACAAATTTGAAATTGGAAAAGGTGTTCAATTAACCGAAGGAAATGATGCAGTTATTTTTGCCACCGGTGCGCTTGTGGGAGAATCAAAAAAAGCCAGCAAAATTTTAAGGGAGCAGAATATTAATTTACGGGTTGTAAATATCCACACTATTAAACCTATTGATAAGGATTTAATTATTGCTTGTTCAAAAGAGTGTGATCATATCTTTACTGCTGAAGATCACACAATTATTGGTGGACTTGGTTCAGCTGTCTGCGAAGTCTTAAGTGAAAGTTATCCAAAAATCGTGCATCGTATAGGATTAAACGATGTTTTCGGAGAATCTGGCACACCAGAAGCTTTATATAAAAAATATGGATTTAATGCAGAGGGAATTGCAAGAACGATCTTGAGCAAAATTAATTCCCCTAGTGGGAAAAAAAGATATCATCTTTGA